In a single window of the Drosophila albomicans strain 15112-1751.03 chromosome 3, ASM965048v2, whole genome shotgun sequence genome:
- the LOC117572166 gene encoding probable serine hydrolase has translation MGTLSLNDYEDVSIPLPWGHLAGRWYGNRRERPILALHGWQDNLGTFDTLIPLLPDYLGILCIDLPGHGHSSRLPKGIQYDFVNFAFIIGRVMQEFKWSKVSLLGHSMGAILSLIYSSLAPHTVDLVILIEGVINPFARLDLDISAFNIERCLQEVDRMAINEATNYEPTSYSMEHFCQFVHTCTVEAVPVELAPHLLKRSVHRSQLYPDKYYTLKDNRTKCAVELQLSLGLAAEMARCIREKPVLILKGAESPFMCERDEEVISILRAQNPDLEFHELQGNHYIHLCNPTACAAHIVPFLRRHRPHSRIDNSHRKQHKL, from the exons ATGGGAACTTTGTCACTGAATGAT TACGAGGATGTGAGCATTCCGTTGCCCTGGGGACATTTGGCGGGTCGCTGGTATGGCAACCGCAGGGAACGTCCTATTCTGGCTCTACACGGTTGGCAGGATAACCTCGGCACCTTTGATACACTAATCCCCCTATTGCCGGACTACCTAGGAATACTTTGCATAGATCTGCCAGGTCATGGACACTCCTCTCGACTGCCAAAGGGAATACAATATGACTTTGTGAACTTTGCCTTTATCATAGGTCGAGTGATGCAGGAGTTCAAGTGGTCAAAGGTGTCGCTGCTGGGTCACTCAATGGGCGCCATTCTTAGCTTAATTTACAGCTCCTTAGCACCGCACACTGTGGATCTTGTGATACTAATTGAGGGTGTAATCAATCCATTTGCTCGACTGGACTTGGATATTTCTGCATTCAATATCGAGCGGTGTCTACAGGAAGTGGATCGCATGGCAATTAATGAGGCTACCAACTATGAACCCACTTCCTACTCGATGGAACATTTCTGCCAATTTGTTCATACCTGTACAGTCGAGGCTGTGCCCGTAGAACTTGCACCACATCTGCTCAAACGCAGCGTACACAGATCTCAATTGTATCCAGATAAGTACTACACATTGAAAGATAATCGCACCAAGTGTGCCGTTGAACTGCAGCTGAGTCTGGGACTTGCAGCTGAGATGGCGCGATGCATTCGAGAGAAACCTGTCCTTATTCTCAAAGGAGCCGAGTCCCCTTTCATGTGTGAAAGAGACGAGGAGGTTATCTCCATTCTGAGGGCGCAAAACCCTGACCTGGAGTTCCACGAATTGCAGGGCAATCATTACATACATCTCTGCAATCC
- the LOC117570515 gene encoding probable serine hydrolase, with protein sequence MTTHEAEATTTTHTSESNGIESEHEQPPMDVRINMPWGYVVGRWYGNRQVRPILALHGWLDNLGTWDKLLPLLPKHLGVLCIDLPGHGYSSKLPEGIAYHFVDYLCVILRIMEEYNWSKVSLMAHSMSAMLCFIFASLYPHRLDMLISIDIVRTRYRKPPSQIDYLRTNIERYMVEDERFANAKREEPPAYTWQDLEHVLHKGSGKSVNLENCHHILERNVAKSTKYPDKYFFSRDGRCKYYFEFHTSPPFAAELARTIRNVPYCVIKGSESNFIDEESQEVIDILRSNNPHFQLHEVEGTHHVHLNNAPGVAAIINPFIMHHRPPQLETWTVDEGNELPDAVKKFALAVDDAENVKRRKRKSNL encoded by the exons ATGACAACACacgaagcagaagcaacaacaacaacacacacgaGTGAAAGCAATGGAATTGAATCGGAACATGAACAG CCTCCGATGGATGTGCGCATCAATATGCCCTGGGGATATGTGGTCGGACGATGGTATGGCAATCGTCAGGTACGTCCGATACTAGCACTACACGGCTGGCTGGACAATTTGGGCACGTGGGACaaactgctgccgctgctgccgaaACATTTGGGCGTGCTGTGCATTGATCTGCCTGGCCATGGCTACTCATCCAAACTGCCCGAGGGGATTGCCTATCACTTTGTCGACTACCTGTGCGTGATACTGCGCATCATGGAGGAATACAACTGGTCCAAGGTCTCACTGATGGCCCACTCGATGAGCGCGATGCTCTGCTTCATCTTTGCCTCGCTCTACCCCCATCGCTTGGACATGCTGATCAGCATTGATATTGTGCGTACTCGCTATCGCAAACCTCCTTCACAGATCGATTATCTGCGCACCAACATCGAACGCTACATGGTCGAGGATGAGCGTTTCGCAAATGCCAAGAGGGAAGAGCCTCCGGCTTACACGTGGCAGGATCTGGAGCATGTGCTGCACAAGGGCTCGGGGAAATCGGTGAACCTCGAGAATTGCCATCACATACTCGAACGCAATGTGGCCAAGTCCACCAAGTACCCCGACAAATACTTCTTCTCCCGTGACGGACGTTGCAAGTATTACTTTGAGTTCCACACAAGTCCGCCCTTTGCCGCCGAACTAGCGCGGACTATACGCAATGTTCCGTACTGTGTGATCAAGGGTTCCGAGTCGAACTTCATCGACGAGGAGAGTCAGGAAGTGATCGACATACTGCGCTCCAATAATCCACACTTTCAGCTGCACGAAGTCGAGGGCACTCACCATGTGCATCTCAACAATGCCCCCGGCGTTGCAGCCATCATCAATCCCTTCATCATGCACCACCGACCACCGCAGCTCGAAACGTGGACTGTGGATGAAGGCAACGAGTTGCCGGATGCAGTGAAGAAATTCGCTTTGGCCGTGGATGATGCAGAGAATGTGAAGcgaagaaagagaaaaagtaaCCTATAG
- the LOC117570811 gene encoding probable serine hydrolase isoform X2 — protein sequence MGTLSLSDYEDVRIWAPWGHISGRWYGNRTERPILAIHGWLDNLGTFDTLIPLLPDYLGVLCIDLPGHGCSSRLPPGMHYSMHDYVFIIARVMKAYKWQKVSLLGHSLGGVLGFLFTALAPHTVDMIISLDICLPILESPRMLSGWAPYLEKHLVEEERAEQSEMHEPPSYTLPQLRSLMAKGSFESVPKEFAHHLLYRSVAKSQLYPEKYYFSRDGRVKYYVIFPLNRSQGSELARRVKKPFLIIKASNSPYVSPNSDEAIAILRKENPHFEMHEVAGSHHAHLTNATEVAKYLVPFIRHHRPPPVSSWSLAGEEANISKKEKRKAQERFFSWNLKRRSKL from the exons ATGGGAACTTTATCATTGAGCGAC TACGAGGATGTTCGCATTTGGGCACCTTGGGGCCACATCTCGGGTCGTTGGTATGGCAATCGAACGGAACGTCCCATACTCGCCATTCACGGCTGGCTGGACAATTTGGGCACCTTTGATACACTGATACCTCTGTTGCCCGACTACCTTGGGGTTCTCTGCATTGATCTGCCGGGACATGGCTGCTCCAGTCGTCTACCACCCGGAATGCACTACAGTATGCACGACTATGTGTTCATCATCGCTCGGGTCATGAAGGCATACAAGTGGCAAAAGGTCTCACTCTTGGGTCATTCATTGGGTGGCGTCTTGGGCTTTCTGTTCACGGCGCTGGCGCCGCACACAGTCGATATGATCATCTCGCTGGACATTTGCCTGCCCATCCTGGAGTCACCGAGGATGTTGTCTGGCTGGGCTCCGTACCTGGAGAAGCATCTGGTGGAGGAGGAGCGTGCCGAGCAGAGTGAAATGCATGAGCCGCCTTCTTATACGCTGCCTCAGCTGCGCAGTCTAATGGCCAAGGGCTCCTTTGAGTCGGTGCCCAAGGAGTTTGCTCATCATCTACTCTATCGCAGTGTGGCCAAGTCGCAGTTGTATCCGGAGAAATATTACTTCTCCCGCGATGGCCGTGTCAAGTATTACGTTATATTTCCGCTGAATCGAAGTCAGGGTTCTGAGCTGGCTCGTCGCGTTAAGAAACCGTTTCTCATCATTAAAGCATCCAATTCTCCCTATGTTAGTCCCAACTCCGATGAGGCTATTGCCATTCTAAGAAAAGAGAACCCCCATTTCGAGATGCACGAGGTGGCGGGATCACATCATGCGCATCTCACAAATGCCACCGAGGTTGCCAAGTACCTTGTGCCATTCATACGACACCATCGACCGCCTCCGGTGTCTAGTTGGTCGCTGGCTGGCGAGGAAGCAAACATCAGCAAAAAGGAGAAACGCAAGGCCCAGGAGCGTTTCTTTTCCTGGAACTTGAAACGACGTAGCAAATTGTAA
- the LOC117570811 gene encoding probable serine hydrolase isoform X3 produces MHYSMHDYVFIIARVMKAYKWQKVSLLGHSLGGVLGFLFTALAPHTVDMIISLDICLPILESPRMLSGWAPYLEKHLVEEERAEQSEMHEPPSYTLPQLRSLMAKGSFESVPKEFAHHLLYRSVAKSQLYPEKYYFSRDGRVKYYVIFPLNRSQGSELARRVKKPFLIIKASNSPYVSPNSDEAIAILRKENPHFEMHEVAGSHHAHLTNATEVAKYLVPFIRHHRPPPVSSWSLAGEEANISKKEKRKAQERFFSWNLKRRSKL; encoded by the coding sequence ATGCACTACAGTATGCACGACTATGTGTTCATCATCGCTCGGGTCATGAAGGCATACAAGTGGCAAAAGGTCTCACTCTTGGGTCATTCATTGGGTGGCGTCTTGGGCTTTCTGTTCACGGCGCTGGCGCCGCACACAGTCGATATGATCATCTCGCTGGACATTTGCCTGCCCATCCTGGAGTCACCGAGGATGTTGTCTGGCTGGGCTCCGTACCTGGAGAAGCATCTGGTGGAGGAGGAGCGTGCCGAGCAGAGTGAAATGCATGAGCCGCCTTCTTATACGCTGCCTCAGCTGCGCAGTCTAATGGCCAAGGGCTCCTTTGAGTCGGTGCCCAAGGAGTTTGCTCATCATCTACTCTATCGCAGTGTGGCCAAGTCGCAGTTGTATCCGGAGAAATATTACTTCTCCCGCGATGGCCGTGTCAAGTATTACGTTATATTTCCGCTGAATCGAAGTCAGGGTTCTGAGCTGGCTCGTCGCGTTAAGAAACCGTTTCTCATCATTAAAGCATCCAATTCTCCCTATGTTAGTCCCAACTCCGATGAGGCTATTGCCATTCTAAGAAAAGAGAACCCCCATTTCGAGATGCACGAGGTGGCGGGATCACATCATGCGCATCTCACAAATGCCACCGAGGTTGCCAAGTACCTTGTGCCATTCATACGACACCATCGACCGCCTCCGGTGTCTAGTTGGTCGCTGGCTGGCGAGGAAGCAAACATCAGCAAAAAGGAGAAACGCAAGGCCCAGGAGCGTTTCTTTTCCTGGAACTTGAAACGACGTAGCAAATTGTAA
- the LOC117572167 gene encoding uncharacterized protein LOC117572167, with protein MFLTAQQRQLQAVNCSWHRFHLKVNSQHSQIDEHSMADTIWQGLRIMLQLPDLLVFCCLWGSGLSLGYYLKSAFVYDNLWPHWYALVGGFMALFLALGWTLRKRGKQRYSYDHYYIIFYGLLCSLLGSCFMLSKQLAVSYYFSFVGLSVICVASFSYVSLRSEASGLRPARIAFGNACHASGLAAGFAIFNEFEPQRCGFISLAVNLLLLLFVCINELLQHLGTHNYKQSRDLVFNLLNEERLVFLPRPAVLAQFVGRPDYQLLPSRQWLVLLSGGLVLLLQRCCLLHSPVHLQLMWSATTGFVERSHLYTPFALYAAGCGLSALLLLRYTPKLVYLLFGVIQITLVVALLCIYNDEQPEHSFLFLCLIYASAGVLSSQALHWLLECSPFLYAELSLAVGFVLQLAVMEGCKYELNVEDDVWPALLASSLTYLCLTLLAIVLVVWLQPRTASLVDVRNRLLGIRRLNLPAAQTQFWHTNHFLAHDKQPHELQSVQLDKSRVFQQYPISDSTANANVNAKADKL; from the exons ATGTTTTTG ACAgcgcagcagcggcagctgcaagCTGTAAATTGTTCTTGGCATAGATTTCATTTGAAAGTAAACTCTCAACACTCACAGATCGATGAGCATTCGATGGCTGATACCATTTGGCAGGGATTGCGCATTATGCTGCAACTGCCTGATCTGCTAG TCTTTTGCTGCTTGTGGGGCAGCGGCCTCTCCTTGGGCTACTATCTGAAGTCGGCTTTTGTCTACGACAATCTGTGGCCACATTGGTATGCTCTGGTTGGTGGTTTCATGGCTTTGTTCCTTGCCCTTGGTTGGACACTGCGCAAGCGTGGCAAACAGCGTTATAGCTATGATCACTATTACATAATCTTTTATGGATTGCTCTGCTCGCTACTCGGCAGCTGCTTCATGCTCAGCAAACAATTAG CTGTTAGCTACTACTTCAGCTTCGTGGGGCTCAGCGTCATCTGTGTGGCCAGCTTTAGCTATGTGAGTTTGCGCAGCGAAGCCTCTGGATTGAGACCTGCTCGCATTGCTTTTGGCAATGCTTGTCATGCCTCAGGATTGGCTGCTGGTTTTGCGATCTTCAACGAGTTTGAGCCACAACGTTGTGGCTTTATCTCGCTAGCTGtcaatctgctgctgctcctcttcGTCTGCATCAatgagctgctgcagcatctGGGCACACACAACTACAAGCAATCGCGTGATCTGGTCTTCAATCTGCTCAACGAAGAACGACTCGTTTTTCTGCCACGCCCCGCTGTGCTTGCCCAGTTCGTGGGTCGCCCAGACTATCAACTTCTGCCCAGTCGTCAGTGGCTGGTGTTGCTCTCGGGTGGattggtgctgttgctgcaacgctgctgcttgctgcactCGCCTGTGCATCTGCAACTCATGTGGAGTGCCACGACGGGATTTGTGGAACGTTCGCATCTCTATACCCCATTTGCACTCTATGCCGCCGGCTGTGGCTTGAGTGCTTTGCTCCTGCTGCGATACACTCCGAAGCTGGTCTATCTGCTGTTTGGTGTCATCCAGATAACGCTTGTGGTGGCGCTGCTTTGCATCTACAATGACGAGCAGCCGGAGCACAGTTTTCTCTTCCTGTGTCTCATCTATGCCAGCGCTGGCGTATTGTCTAGTCAGGCTCTCCACTGGCTTCTGGAGTGTTCGCCGTTTCTCTACGCGGAGCTGTCGCTGGCTGTGGGATTTGTACTGCAGTTGGCTGTCATGGAGGGCTGCAAGTATGAGCTGAATGTGGAGGATGATGTCTGGCCAGCGCTATTGGCCAGCAGTTTAACCTATTTGTGCCTCACACTGTTGGCCATCGTGCTTGTTGTCTGGTTGCAGCCACGCACCGCGAGTCTTGTTGATGTCCGTAATCGCCTGCTGGGCATTCGGCGTCTCAATTTGCCCGCTGCTCAGACGCAGTTCTGGCACACGAATCACTTTCTCGCCCACGACAAGCAGCCCCATGAGCTGCAATCGGTGCAGCTGGACAAGAGTCGCGTCTTCCAGCAGTATCCAATTAGCGACTCCACGGCCAACGCCAATGTCAATGCCAAAGCGGACAAGCTCTAA
- the LOC117570811 gene encoding probable serine hydrolase isoform X1: MGTLSLSDVIIETHLQYEDVRIWAPWGHISGRWYGNRTERPILAIHGWLDNLGTFDTLIPLLPDYLGVLCIDLPGHGCSSRLPPGMHYSMHDYVFIIARVMKAYKWQKVSLLGHSLGGVLGFLFTALAPHTVDMIISLDICLPILESPRMLSGWAPYLEKHLVEEERAEQSEMHEPPSYTLPQLRSLMAKGSFESVPKEFAHHLLYRSVAKSQLYPEKYYFSRDGRVKYYVIFPLNRSQGSELARRVKKPFLIIKASNSPYVSPNSDEAIAILRKENPHFEMHEVAGSHHAHLTNATEVAKYLVPFIRHHRPPPVSSWSLAGEEANISKKEKRKAQERFFSWNLKRRSKL; encoded by the exons ATGGGAACTTTATCATTGAGCGACGTGA TAATTGAAACCCATTTACAGTACGAGGATGTTCGCATTTGGGCACCTTGGGGCCACATCTCGGGTCGTTGGTATGGCAATCGAACGGAACGTCCCATACTCGCCATTCACGGCTGGCTGGACAATTTGGGCACCTTTGATACACTGATACCTCTGTTGCCCGACTACCTTGGGGTTCTCTGCATTGATCTGCCGGGACATGGCTGCTCCAGTCGTCTACCACCCGGAATGCACTACAGTATGCACGACTATGTGTTCATCATCGCTCGGGTCATGAAGGCATACAAGTGGCAAAAGGTCTCACTCTTGGGTCATTCATTGGGTGGCGTCTTGGGCTTTCTGTTCACGGCGCTGGCGCCGCACACAGTCGATATGATCATCTCGCTGGACATTTGCCTGCCCATCCTGGAGTCACCGAGGATGTTGTCTGGCTGGGCTCCGTACCTGGAGAAGCATCTGGTGGAGGAGGAGCGTGCCGAGCAGAGTGAAATGCATGAGCCGCCTTCTTATACGCTGCCTCAGCTGCGCAGTCTAATGGCCAAGGGCTCCTTTGAGTCGGTGCCCAAGGAGTTTGCTCATCATCTACTCTATCGCAGTGTGGCCAAGTCGCAGTTGTATCCGGAGAAATATTACTTCTCCCGCGATGGCCGTGTCAAGTATTACGTTATATTTCCGCTGAATCGAAGTCAGGGTTCTGAGCTGGCTCGTCGCGTTAAGAAACCGTTTCTCATCATTAAAGCATCCAATTCTCCCTATGTTAGTCCCAACTCCGATGAGGCTATTGCCATTCTAAGAAAAGAGAACCCCCATTTCGAGATGCACGAGGTGGCGGGATCACATCATGCGCATCTCACAAATGCCACCGAGGTTGCCAAGTACCTTGTGCCATTCATACGACACCATCGACCGCCTCCGGTGTCTAGTTGGTCGCTGGCTGGCGAGGAAGCAAACATCAGCAAAAAGGAGAAACGCAAGGCCCAGGAGCGTTTCTTTTCCTGGAACTTGAAACGACGTAGCAAATTGTAA